The Thermotoga sp. Ku-13t DNA segment TCGCCATCGGAGAGCTGTTCGATCTTTTTAACGCTCTCCACAAAGTACTGAAGGTCTCCCCTGTAGCGAGATTCCACTATTGAAAAGGTCGTGAGCTCGACATCTTCCGGAACGTCTGAAATAACTTTCATCACGACCTGAGAATCCGTGATCACAAGTTTTGGCTTCATACCTATGTTCTCCAAGGTGTATCTGAGCTCCCTCTCTTTCACCACCAGGGCTATGGCCTCCCTGTCGAGAACTTCTCTTATCGCGTGCACCTGTGGCATGATCAACCTGCCCTTGGGTGCCCCTAGGTCTATGGGCACGACCAGCACGACCAAGTCTCCACCTTCAATCAGGTCACCGAGATAGGGTATTTCGTCATCGCTAGGGATGATCTCGGAGAGAATTTTTCCGATATTCTCAAACCCTTCTTTCCTGATTGACGAAACTGCGACCGTTTTCACCCCATACCGCTCCTGATAAAACTTCATCAGCTGGGTCGCTTTGTCTTTCAAAAGATCCGTCTTGTTCACCACCACGATGAACGGTATATCCATCTCCCTGAACAGATCAGCCACGTCGTCCTCGTAAGGCGTTGGAAAGTCATCACTGATCAGGATACCGCAGTCGGCCCTGTAGAACACCCTTCGGGCTCTCTCGACGCGCAGTCTGCCAAGCTCACCAACGTCGTCCAGTCCTGGAGTGTCGACGAGTGTGATTGGCCCCAACGGGTGAAGTTCCATCGACCTGTAGACAGGGTCGGTCGTCGTACCTGCATGCTCACTCACGATGGACACATCCTGTCCCACGAGAGCATTCATGAAAGAAGATTTTCCAACGTTCCTTCTGCCAGCGATGACCACGTACCTTCTGAAACCTGAGTCTGGTAACATCATGCGATCACCTCTGAAAAGAAAAACCCCTTCGCAATACCGAAGGGGTTGCGTTCCCCCTCGGTGTCAGCAATCCCTCCACCTCAGGTGAACCGCCACTGTGAATTTTACCATCGATATCGAATGGGCCGTTCCAACAATGGAACGGCCCATGTTTTTCAAGCCGTCTTCGATGTGAAGTTGAACTGTCTGACCTTCATGTACGGTGCGACCTGTGGGAAGTACTCCGACGCGACAGATTCGATCTCTCTCGAGATCGCCTCGATGTTCTGGGTGAACTCGAAGAACCTCACGTTGAACCTCATATTCTTGACAGCCTTCGTTAGCTGACCGTTCTCCACGATGAACGTTCCATCGCGCGTCATACCCGTGAACATGGCCTGCTGCGGATCGACGATGTTCATGTAATGGAACCTGTTCACGTAGATTCCTTTATCGGTACTCTTTATCATGTCTTCAACGGATGCACTTCCCGCCGCGACGACCAGGTTGGCTGGCATGCTGCTGTCAAGATCGTCCAGGTTCAGGGTGTGACCTGTGGGCTTTTTGTTGAACCTCAGCGCCGCACCGTGTGAGTAGAAAACGTTTTTGAACACACCATTCTCTATGATGGGCATCTTCTCCCTCTTCTTACCGCACAGATCGTACGCCAGCGGCAATTGCATGGGATGCGTCGGATCGTCGTAAACGTTCAGCTCGTCCGGGCCAACCTTGTTTCCAAGATACCTCACGGAGGGACTGAGCTTGAGCTCGTGGGTGTAGCCGTTCGTGCACAGCCAGGCGAAGTACATGAACAGATCGCTCACGGCTTCCGGTCCCAGAATCACGGTGTAAGTGCCCGGGTCTATCTCAATCGGGTTTTTAGACATCTTCGCGAACCTCACGGCACGCTCCACTTTCTCGTCCACGTTCAGTTCCTCGTAGCTCCTCGCCACACCCGAGGCATAACCGCTGCCAGAGTCGCACATCGCGACGACGTTGAACGACACACCTCCGAAGGACTGGTACAGAAAAGTACCGTTCGAACTCATGATCACGTTCTCCGTCACGTTGTCACTCACGTACCCGAACAAGAGCACATCTTCACCCGCGATCTTGAGCATGCGATCGAAGATGCTGGCTCTCTGCTCCGCAAAAACTTTTTTGAGCGATTCTGCCACGTTCTCAACCGGATAGCCGACGGAGACGTCGGGGAGCTTGAAGTTATAGTCCAGCGGGGTTGCGAACTCCAGCATCTTTTCCAGCCTTTCTCTGAGAGATTTCAATCCGGAAACTGTCAGATCGTTGCTCGTTGCCAGTGCCAGCTTGTTATCCTTCGTGACGAGCACAGACAGAGACGCCTTCTTCTCGGCCACGTTCTGGTGAATCCTGCTGTTTGCAAAGCGCGTGAGCGATTGGTCCTGTTCCCAGACGACCGCGAGAAACTTCATCCCGATGAAGTGTTCGTTCACGAGCCTGAACAAGTTTCTGTAGAACGTTTCGCCCCTCATCTTCTAACACCTACCTTCACTCTTCTGAACCTGGCTGGCGATGCCCCATGACCAACGTGCATCACCTGCATGGGTTGACCCTTGCCACAGTTCGGTACACCCCACACGTGCCAGTATGACTCGTTCGCAACTCCGTCACACTTGTTCCAGAAGTTCGGCGTGATGTCGTAGTAAACGGGATTCTTGAAGATCTTTCCTGTGAGTTTGCCAGCCTTTATTTCGTAAGCGATCTCGGTCGCGAACTGGAAGTTGAGCCTCAGATCGTCTATAGACCAGCTCTTGTTCGTGTCGAGCAGGAAACCGTAGTCCATACCTGCGATCAACTCTTCAAGAGTGTAGTTTCCGGGAAGCAGGTTGATGTTCGTCATCCTTATTATGGGAGGATGAGACCAGCTGTCTGCCCGCGCGGCACCGTTGGACCTCAGGTTGAGCTCGGCTGCGGTCTGTCTGTCCATCAGATAGCCCACGAACAGGCCATTGCGCACGATGTAGCTTTTCTGTGCCTGTACGCCTTCGTCGTCGAAGCCAAAACTCCCGAGCCCACCCGGAATCGTGGCATCCGCCGTTATACTGACGTGTTCGCTACCGTACTTGAGCTTTCCAAGCTTATCAAGGGTCAAAAAGCTGCCACCGGCGAAACTGAGCTCAGAACCCATAACCCTATCGAGCTCGCTCGGATGTCCGCACGACTCGTGTATCTGCAGGGCAAGCTGGTTACCAGAAATGATGATGTCGTACTCGCCAGGCTCTATCTCAGGTGCATCCACAAGTGCCGCAGCTTCGTCGGCGATCTTTGACGCATGTTCGAGTAGTTTCATTTCCTTCACGAACTCCCAGCCCCTCGTTGCGTGGTCCCCACCGAAACTGGCAGGATAAGACCTCCTCTGAAAACCGCTCTCTCCAAGCGCGTCGGCTTCTATTCCTGCACCGGAAATGTATATTTCCTGGTTTATGACGGAACCTTCGGTACTCAGAAATAACTTGTCGATCTTTCGAAAGACCATCGAACCTGTGGCACGAACTATTCTTGGGTTCTCCTTCATTTTCAAAGTTGCCGCTTTGAGCAGTTCGATCTTCTCCGCGTCGCTCACCAGGAAGGGATCCTTCATCACGGGTGATTTGAACGCCGTTTTGTGTATTGGTTCGGGTGCGAGGTGAACTTCTTTGTTCGATCTTTTGTTCGACGCCATCGCTATTTCGAGAGCCCTCAGTGCAGTTTTTTCCAGCGCCGCTTCTCCACGTTCGTCCGTCGCCGCAAACCCCCAGCCGTTTTCGTACAGCACCCTTATGCCCGTGCCGATGTCAACGGAATGTGTGAAACTCTTAAGCACGCCATTTTCCACGTACAGTTCCTGTCTGACATGCTCTTCGTAGCGGACATCGGCGTACCTGGCACCCTTGGACTTCAGAAAATCGAGCAGCTTTTCCAACTTCTCCTGCATCCACCTACCTCCCTTCACAACAACGAAGAAAGCAGGGATCAGCCCCTGCTTTCTTCTTCGTCATCGTTGAGTATCTGCTTGAGAACTTTTTCTATGTTTTCCTCGCTCATCTTCTGTCCGGACTGGAGTAACATGAGAGCCGCTTTGATGATGATGATACGAGGATAGTGCTTCATGAGTCTCTGGATCGGGTCGACCTTCACGGTCTTGGTTTCCAAGGTGATCACCGTCCTCGTCGCCCTTGACATGTTCAAGGGCAGGCTGTATAATGAACTGTGGTCCGGGCTCGTAGCTCAGTAGGTAGAGCGCCCGGCTCATAACCGGGTGGTCGGGGGTTCGAAGCCTCCCGAGCCCACCAGTGCGGGAGATGTGCTCCCGCTTTCTATTTTAGCACCGATTTCAAATTCTGTAAAGATTGACTGAAATTCCCGGAAGGTCAGCCCCTGTACACTTTCCCAAAAGGCTTGTTCATTCACCAGCGGGGTTCAGAAGATACTTTCAGCTTAATGCTGTGCAACCTCGTTAACTGATCTTCCGCGCCCCGTTTTCAAAAATTCGGCCGGAAGGAAAGGCGGTATGTGTTTTCGAGTTGCCAATTTCTTAAACTACACTGAACTGATCTGAAGCGGCTCAGAGACTGGCACAGCAATGTATGAGTGAACGCATTTTCTTTTCTGGAGACGATCAGCGCGATTGTTAGTTTTTGACGGTCCGTATCTTATAAGTGGAAGGGCGCGCCGACCAGCATGCTGGTGGAAAACGAATGGGAAAGGGCTGACCACTCAGTGGTTCGCCTTGACTGTGCGGTTTTTACCCGATCTTTTGGCTTCGTACAGAGCCTCATCCGCTTCTTTGATCAGTTGATCGATGTTCTTGGATTCTTGTTCGAGCGCTGTGACTCCAAAACTTGTCATGGCGAATACTTCCAAATTGTCTTCGGTCTCAAACATGACTGCGACCGGATCGTGGTACGCGGACGCTCAGCCACCTTGAACGATTCTTCGATGTCGCACTCCACCAGGCAAACGATGAGCTCTTCGCCGCCGTATCTTCCAGCAAAATCGTAGGCTCGAAGGTTCTTCTTGAGGATTCCTGCTAAGTTTTTGAGCACCTCGTCATCCGCTCTGTGCCCATAGGTGTCGTTGATCTTCTTGAAAAAGTCGATGTCTGTGATCAACAAACCCAGAGGTCTCATGAGTCTGATGCACCTGTTCAGTTCTGCCTCGAGTCGATCCATGAAGGATCTTCTGTTCAAAAGACCCGTGAGGTGATCCGTCGTCGCGAGCTCGAACAGTTCGTTCTCCATCCTGATGATTCTTTCGCCTATCCTCAGTTTGTAGCACAGGATCTCTGGATCGAAGGGTTTAACCATGTAGTCGTCCGCACCCGCTTCAAATCCTTTCAGAATGTTTTCTTTCGAATCCCTTCCTGTGAGCAGGATGATGTAGACGTATCCCATCTTTCTCTGCTGTCTCACACGCCTGCAGACCTCTGGACTTTCCAGTTCTGGTATCACCCAGTCGATCACGGCCAGTTGTGGACCATCCGGTTGCTCGAGTATCTGAAACGCCTCGTAACCGTCCTCAGCAGTTATCACGTTGTATTCCCATTTTCTCAGTGGGCCTTACAGGATAACTCTGCAAAGTTCGTCATTGTCAGCAACGAGCATTTTGAACATGAGCACATCTCAAAAAAGGGAACAAAAATGAAAGCGGGCAATCGCCCGCTTTTTTACTCACGATCTGGTCTCAGCGGGTCAGTTCTCACTGAAAAACTACCGCTTCAACCGCCCTCGCCACTCCCAGTTTACGTTCAAGAATGCGTGTGGCCATGATCATCAAAAGTACGTTCGTGGCAGGCCACGAAGAGGAACGCGACCGCTGGACCTATCCCCGCTCCCTTCCTGTAATCTTTTTTTCAATTGATTCATCATCAACGTGCCATGAGAAACGAAATTGGCTACGGCAACGGTTGTGAAGAACGTAGAAACAAGACACGTCAGAGCGTGGAGCCTCGCATTATTCTTGGGGCATGCGGAGCGATTCCATCACAGTAGATGTGAACCTGCTGTTCGCGAGTGGTATGAAATGACCGAGCAGAAAAAGTTTGAAGATTGCATGTTCGTCAACACTAATTTGAGATGAAAAAAGCGGGCCGAAGCCCGCTTTTTGTGTTTCACCTTAATCCGCTCACAGGCTTATCGGCATGGTTGGAACCTTCTCTGGAACGATCAATCTGGCTTCTGTGAACCTCAGAACTTCTTCGACGGTTGTTTCGGGCGCCACTTCCTTCAAGAGCAATCCTTTTTCCGTGACCTCGATGACCGCCATGTCGGTGACGATCAGATCTACCCTGCGCACGGACGTGAGGGGCAAATTGCATTTTTTGACGATCTTTGGAGTTCCACCCTTTTCTGTGTGCGTCATCGCGACGATCACTTTCTTGGCGCCCGTGACCAAGTCCATCGCGCCACCCATGCCCGGGATCAATTTACCCGGAATCATCCAGTTGGCGAGGTGACCTTCCTCGTCAACCTGAAGTCCTCCGAGCACGGTGATGTCCACATGGCCTCCACGTATCAATCCGAAAGACACGGCAGAATCGAAAACCGCCGCTCCGGGCAGGAACGTCACAGGATTTCCACCCGCGTTGTTCAGATTCGGATGTTCGTAGCCTGGTTCCGGTGCCGGACCCATGCCGAGAATACCGTTTTCGGACTGGAAGAAGACCGTAACATTCGAGGGGATGTAGTTGGCCACCAAGGTGGGAATGCCGATACCCAGATTGACGATGTCACCATCTTTCAGTTCGAGCGCCACTCTCTTCGCTATGACGGTCCTGCCTATTTTTGGATCTGTGATCATCTTGCATTCCCCCTCACGATGTAATCCACAACTGCGTGCGGTACATGGATCTCGTTCGGATCGAGGCCTCCAACTGGAACCAGCTCCTCGACTTCAACGATCGTGATGTTGCCAGCGAAGGCCATGAGTGGGTTGAAGTTGCGCGCCGTGTAGTTGAAGACAAGGTTACCCAGAAAGTCCGCCTTCTTCGCTTTGATAAGCGCGAAGTCCGCTTTCAGCGCCGTCTCAACGAGGTATTCTTTGCCATCTATGACGATCTTCTGCTTGCCATTCTCAACGACCGTTCCAACGCCCGTGGGCGTGAGAACGCCACCGAGTCCAAATCCACCGGCTCTGA contains these protein-coding regions:
- the hydF gene encoding [FeFe] hydrogenase H-cluster maturation GTPase HydF; translated protein: MMLPDSGFRRYVVIAGRRNVGKSSFMNALVGQDVSIVSEHAGTTTDPVYRSMELHPLGPITLVDTPGLDDVGELGRLRVERARRVFYRADCGILISDDFPTPYEDDVADLFREMDIPFIVVVNKTDLLKDKATQLMKFYQERYGVKTVAVSSIRKEGFENIGKILSEIIPSDDEIPYLGDLIEGGDLVVLVVPIDLGAPKGRLIMPQVHAIREVLDREAIALVVKERELRYTLENIGMKPKLVITDSQVVMKVISDVPEDVELTTFSIVESRYRGDLQYFVESVKKIEQLSDGDTVLIMEGCTHRPLTEDIGRVKIPRWLVNHTGAQLNFKIVAGKDFPELEEIEGAKLIIHCGGCVLNRAAMMRRVRMAKRLGIPMTNYGVTISYLHGVLERAIRPFLREVIV
- a CDS encoding TldD/PmbA family protein — its product is MRGETFYRNLFRLVNEHFIGMKFLAVVWEQDQSLTRFANSRIHQNVAEKKASLSVLVTKDNKLALATSNDLTVSGLKSLRERLEKMLEFATPLDYNFKLPDVSVGYPVENVAESLKKVFAEQRASIFDRMLKIAGEDVLLFGYVSDNVTENVIMSSNGTFLYQSFGGVSFNVVAMCDSGSGYASGVARSYEELNVDEKVERAVRFAKMSKNPIEIDPGTYTVILGPEAVSDLFMYFAWLCTNGYTHELKLSPSVRYLGNKVGPDELNVYDDPTHPMQLPLAYDLCGKKREKMPIIENGVFKNVFYSHGAALRFNKKPTGHTLNLDDLDSSMPANLVVAAGSASVEDMIKSTDKGIYVNRFHYMNIVDPQQAMFTGMTRDGTFIVENGQLTKAVKNMRFNVRFFEFTQNIEAISREIESVASEYFPQVAPYMKVRQFNFTSKTA
- a CDS encoding TldD/PmbA family protein, with product MQEKLEKLLDFLKSKGARYADVRYEEHVRQELYVENGVLKSFTHSVDIGTGIRVLYENGWGFAATDERGEAALEKTALRALEIAMASNKRSNKEVHLAPEPIHKTAFKSPVMKDPFLVSDAEKIELLKAATLKMKENPRIVRATGSMVFRKIDKLFLSTEGSVINQEIYISGAGIEADALGESGFQRRSYPASFGGDHATRGWEFVKEMKLLEHASKIADEAAALVDAPEIEPGEYDIIISGNQLALQIHESCGHPSELDRVMGSELSFAGGSFLTLDKLGKLKYGSEHVSITADATIPGGLGSFGFDDEGVQAQKSYIVRNGLFVGYLMDRQTAAELNLRSNGAARADSWSHPPIIRMTNINLLPGNYTLEELIAGMDYGFLLDTNKSWSIDDLRLNFQFATEIAYEIKAGKLTGKIFKNPVYYDITPNFWNKCDGVANESYWHVWGVPNCGKGQPMQVMHVGHGASPARFRRVKVGVRR
- a CDS encoding diguanylate cyclase; protein product: MTSFGVTALEQESKNIDQLIKEADEALYEAKRSGKNRTVKANH
- a CDS encoding diguanylate cyclase — protein: MRKWEYNVITAEDGYEAFQILEQPDGPQLAVIDWVIPELESPEVCRRVRQQRKMGYVYIILLTGRDSKENILKGFEAGADDYMVKPFDPEILCYKLRIGERIIRMENELFELATTDHLTGLLNRRSFMDRLEAELNRCIRLMRPLGLLITDIDFFKKINDTYGHRADDEVLKNLAGILKKNLRAYDFAGRYGGEELIVCLVECDIEESFKVAERPRTTIRSQSCLRPKTIWKYSP
- a CDS encoding CoA transferase subunit B, producing MITDPKIGRTVIAKRVALELKDGDIVNLGIGIPTLVANYIPSNVTVFFQSENGILGMGPAPEPGYEHPNLNNAGGNPVTFLPGAAVFDSAVSFGLIRGGHVDITVLGGLQVDEEGHLANWMIPGKLIPGMGGAMDLVTGAKKVIVAMTHTEKGGTPKIVKKCNLPLTSVRRVDLIVTDMAVIEVTEKGLLLKEVAPETTVEEVLRFTEARLIVPEKVPTMPISL
- a CDS encoding 3-oxoacid CoA-transferase subunit A, which produces MKNKLISVEQAIEMIPDGAVLMIGGFLGDGTPELLIDGLIKAGKKNLTVIANDTAFPDRGIGKLIVNRLVKKVIVSHIGTNPETQKQMIEGTLEVELVPQGTLAERVRAGGFGLGGVLTPTGVGTVVENGKQKIVIDGKEYLVETALKADFALIKAKKADFLGNLVFNYTARNFNPLMAFAGNITIVEVEELVPVGGLDPNEIHVPHAVVDYIVRGNAR